The DNA sequence gttttcacATCATTTGCCACATCGTACATGAAATTAATTAAGACCATTGAAAGTATTTAAATCTAATGGCTAAAAAGAAGTGTATAAATTTGTGTAAAATAAAGTGTCACAAAAACCGGACGGGGGAAATTTTCTGTGAACTGGAAAGAAAACAATTATATATACATTAACGGGGCAGACAACATAATTAAggtggaaaattctacaatgtgttaacgtatgacatgcatacaattgccttaaaagtggtcaaatgagtcctcaaagtggtaatattagtcctcaaagtggtaacatgagtccttaaagtggtaaattttcttaattatcacatgagtcctcaaaatagtaatattagtcctcaaagtggtaacatgagtacgtccttaaagtggtaaattttcttagtttactgtatgagtcctcaaaatagtaatataagtcctcaaagtagtaacatgagtctttaaagtggtaaaaataattgatgtatgagaaatgttatcATACCATAGTTTTACCCAATTAAGGTAATATATACGCTTTCAGTTTCTAACAAATTAATGTCAGACAGACATATATTAATCAACGCAATGATAAAGAAATAATTGTTAGGAattgacttctttttttttttggtacaaagtTAGGAATTGACTTTGTTAAAGTTCAACCAATTAATAATCAAGATTACATTTGGCCGacatatatacttatatattaATCTCTTAAACACTTGAACAATATGTTTAAGAGTTGATAACTTTAATGGAGGAAAGCTTTGTTGGCAAATGCCTAAAAGATGATGATAGAGAGATATATCTGCATTATTTGAACATGGCTTACATTAGCTAGTTGCTTCTATAAGAATGTTTGTTGAAGTTATGAGGAATTAGTAAAGTCAAATTACACTTAAGTAAATATTAGACTTAAATAGAGAATAATATTAACATCTGCAGGCTCTAAAATATCTGTTAGCTGATGTGCATCCTAATTGAGGTCATCTAAGACCTATTATTTGCTTAATACTCCAAATCAATATATATCATTTCCTGATCTCTGATAATTTCTTTCCCCAATCAAAATCGATCCGATTCATCAAACTAAAGAAATATATATTCAAACTAACTAGCATATCTCTCAATTAATGGATATCCTGGGCCTGCTCGATCCCTGCTGGACCAATATTTGGTAAAGCATGGCACGCAATGTTTGTATAAATTAAGCTAGCAATTATAGCTTTCACTACCATACTACATCCTATTCATCAAGGAAAAACTAATTTTCCTACTACATCTCAATCAAGCCAGGTTATATGACTGGCATGATAATGACAAACTAATCGATCGGCCTAATCAAAATGTCAAGGTTAAGAAATTTTTTAGGTTCCTATAGGTCATATATGAATAAGCCATGAAACAGTTATATGGCTTGGTCCTCCACCAAATTATAAGGTTAATAATATTGTTGCTCAAGAGTCAAGTCTTCCGTATGTAGTTGTAGCCGGACGCCATATATCAAGAGTCGAGTCTTAAGTTGATTGGTACGTAGAGTTCTATATCAAAACTTATCATTTGTCTAACAAAAACCCTAACTACCAGAGAGTGACTAAAAATAATATGAATAATGAAATCATTAATGTAAATCATGAAATACATAACGGTTATGCCTATATATAGCTACTATAATTATTTATGTAATATTTGTACGCAGGTAACTATTGCGCTTTCATCTACTTCATACATGTTCGTATAGTCGTATAGCGACAGTATCTAGGCTGGTATCTAGCTAATTAAGGTACGTAATGCGTTGTTAATTACTTTCGTGTCGTGTTGACTGTTGACCTGAGGCTAGCTACCTCGTGCTTTTGTGTTTCCACATTGCCTTATGCTAGAGCCGTGTTGCTTTAGTGACTCAAGCTGTTGCTTCACGTTTTAGAGCTAATCTCTGTGAttttttatttgtaatttttgaaaataaaacatCCTCCATTTTAGTGAAGTTCTAACGTTTcattttcaaaacgaaaataaCAGCCTCTTACATGGACTTGCAGTAGCTTCTTAAGAATTAAAAAccattcttttgttttgttttattagaTAGATATATAAGTGCGTAAAAAGCATCAAAACAATTCGATTATTTTCGAATGTCCGAAAAACACTTTAATTTGTTTGCAGATATTAGCGATTCACTACCGATGgaagattttgaaaaataattgCACCAAGTATGCATATAAATTACAGATGGATTACTTCATCAATAATACAAATTTTATCTAATCAAGCGGTCGAAAATTGCTTTTTCAAGCAAGAAAAAAACAACAACGTTGTACAAATCAACCGACAATATGTATATTGAAGGACGAGATTTAGTCCTCCAAAGAATAAAAATGGCTAGAACCATTTTAAAAAGTTCCAAGGAAGATTAGAGAGAGGAAACTGGATTCCTAGCTACTTCTCTCTCTTTGTTCCACGAAATCATGTATTCTTTTCATTGCTACTTCAAGAGTTTGCTCACTCATGTTAGCAAAACATACCCGGAACCATCCTGGTTCAGAGCAATGGCAAGAAGAGCCGGGAGATATATTCAGCTTCACTTCATGCACCATAGAATTCCAAAGAGCCAATTCACCTTCTTTTGTTGGTGTGTCCAAGAATGGACTCAAATTCATCCAGCAAAACAACCCGGCATTACCCTTCAAACACTCGATTCCGGTGCTCTTCAGGCCTTCAATGATCATATCATATCTCTTCCTCAGCCTCTCTCTATTTGTCTTTATATATTTTTCAGTGAATTCCTTGTTGGATAGCATGGAAGCCAAGAGATGCTGTGTTTGAGAAGATATTAAAGTGAAGCTAGACATCCTTCTTGCTGTTGTTACAACCTTGTCATTGTATGAGTATATGGTGCCAACTCTAAAACCAGGGAGGCCAAGGTCTTTggaaagactataaacaatgTGAACTCTTTCTGAATCTTTGTACTTCCTGTCTTCAAGAATTTCAGCAATGCTTATGAATTTCGATGATGAGAAGGCTGATCCCGAGTAGATTTCATCAGAAACAAGATGGATGTTCTTTTTGatgacaaaatcaagaatctGCTGAAGGACTACCCTTTGGATTGTTGCACCTAATGGGTTGGATGGATTTGTAATTAAAACCCCTCTCACTTTCATGTTCTTGACTTCTGCTTCACTATATGCTGCTTCTAAAGCTTGAGGAGTAATCTGGAAATTGTTTGAGCTGTCGCAATGGATTGGTACAATATTCACACCGGTCCTCCACCTCAAGTCTCTGTCAAATCTGGAAAAAGGAATTTAAGTTCATTAGGCTTGAGAAATTAggaatatatacacatatatggAACTATATATACGCAAGAAATATAACTATATCTAGCTTCCAaaatttgaaggaaaaaaaaacaaaacgagATGATCTAGCGACAAATTCATATTATGTTTGTGAAACTGTTAATCCTGTTTATTGATCGATCAAAAACTCTTGTTCTAAATATGCAGCTGGCCAGATTGACAGTATCGTTATCATATATGCATATGTGCTATATCTTCGGTATCCAGCAAGTGAACGCTGCTctaaattaaaacatatatacatattgAAATTTGAGCGATGTAAGAGGACTACTAACCCCGGATAATATGGGGTTGGGACAAGCAAAGCGTCTCCAGGATCAGCTAGAAtgaaagttaaaagctcattgGCTGCAGTAGCTCCTGCGGTTAGGACTATCCTCTGAGGGTCAAATTTGGCTCTTCTTCCTCTGATTTGCTCCATGAAACTTGCCATTGCCTTTCTAAAGGACAAAAGGCCATGGTAGTCTTGAAACAACGCATTTTCCCTAAAGCGTGTTGATGATCCCCGGTTGGAATCTTCTGAATGCTTTTCCAAGTACTCTTCCACCAAATCAAAAGAAACCTGTTCAAGAATGAAAACAACAAATTAATGTTAATTAGTTAGTTGCAaactcaacaaaataataatacaatCGATTTACGTCTCATGAGCTAGCACTTACTTGATTCTCTGCCAGTCCCATCTGTATAACTCCCGAAGGGTTACTCGATTCATCATAAGGGTTTTCATCGTATGCTTTCCAGCCTGCAAAGTATGGTGAGTCTTCTCCATGAGTAGCTGAAACAGCTATTTTTGATAGCCCAACAGAAGAAGGACTTTGCGCAATCTCTACAGCCATGATCAGCTTCTTGTAGAATGTTTAGGTTTATTTCTTTGGTTTATGGGATGGACTTTTTTTAAGAAAGCTAACTGTACAGTCTAAGAGAACAGGAAAACAAAAAGAGCTAAAAGCCTCGGGAGATAACTGTGTTTGAATGAAACCTTTGTCCAAGGTCCTCATATATATACAAGCTGGAAGGCAAGGGTTTCAAGGCTTTGTCGACGTCCATACAAAATGAAGTCCCCCTCTAgcgatatatttttttattagcagtttttttatataatttttttttttttttttgtcgtttGACAAATGGTTGGTTCTGTGATTTCTATATTCCATCTTACCAAACCTTGATTTATCTCAATAATCCTAAGATTATACAGATCGAATAATGGTAGATAATATGGTAGAATACCGGAgctattatttttcttaatttatggACCTCATTTCTCTATGAAAAATTTATTCACGCATCCTTAAATACTTAATACATGaatcatttaattttttattttaacattACTAAATATAggaagaaatgatcatttacccaattttagcttaaaaattgtccacttacccaaacactctaaggattatttccctaatacccaagtaagtatttttttattcttttttatttattttggggacaattttgccctctccttctttgtcacttagcgagagaagtcatcggagaccttgccggactccggtgaccagtggccggctaGGGACTCCTATgaccggtgaccagaatccCAAATCTGGCTACCGAAccgatgaccggattccggcgtttgattttattaccccccaataatacctagtaatcatattattgccccccaataagcatattattgctccccaataaaagtttattggggatcaatgattagtgaaaaatgaagatgttttgaattttgaaatctttcggaggtttatccaaataaataattttattattgcctccaaataatcttattatttttccaataaacattttattgcccctcagcAATCTTATTATTGTcttccaataatcttattattgccctccaataatcatattattgccctaaagtgaattgcataaactctcaaaaccaaaatgaatacactataattatgttcaattgtacacgttcactcttttcttctttttttcccttcccCATTCTGGAAGCTCacagtataccaaaaaaaaaaaaaaaaaagtgctctgggcacccacaggAGTGTGAGGCCGGCTCAGCAACCAGCTCCGCGACACCTGCTGCTCAGATCTGGCGCGATCCCAATGCGGCGTGGCCACCCGAGGTGGGGGTGCCGCTGGAAGGAAGCGAGGGGAGGAAGGTCGGACTACCAACGCTGAGCCGAAGTGCCGACGCTCTGGttctgaagatgatgatgggctCTTTTCGGAGAAGCCATGggtttgtgagagagagagagagagagagagagagagagagagagagagagagagagagagagagagagagagagagagagagagagagagaatggggaTGAGAGAGAAATAGCAGATCGGGGAGAGTGGAGAGAGACAGGGAGATgcacatgtaattaattaattgagttaagggcaaaactgtcattaaatattaaattgggtaaatagggttaaaaaactcttagtggagtaagtgagcaattgttaggctaaaattgggtaagtggttaTGGCCccattattctatgcaccgacgatGCAAATGACCCAATACTCATAAGATGATCTCAATACTtgatatttataaataatatttttattaataacctaaaagtgtatttaatataatctaactatcCATTTATttcggtgcaagtgcacgtcggtgcactgaataaAACTCCACTCATACTACTTAAACTTCCCTTAAATACCTTAAATGTCAATACACATCAATGTGAAAATAATTGACGGTCGTCAGAAAAGAGTAAAATATTTGCAGGTGCAACCCATAAATCATTCTTCACACTTGCATATATAGAAATCCTCCATGAGTTCAAATAATATATTATCAAAACCAATCAATTAAACCATAAAACCTTTCATTCCAATATTACAAAAGCAATAATACAAACAATCTAAACTTGAAGGTTGCTTCAAAAATAGGGTTTCGTGTCTAAtttaatcaaaaataaaaatgaattgttAATCATATGAATCGACTAGATATAGTCCGCATTAATTAGAATCAATCGCAAACAATTACATGCAGAAATCCAATGCTTAGTGTTATAGAAGGAAGGGATTCAAATACGTTtattttgaatcaaatcaaatcgaTTTATCATTCAATTCATGCTGAAATGGTCATTACATACTCTCCCGTTGCTATGTATAGACAAGAAGATTTGGTACATAGACATGAGTGGACTCGTTGTACATTCGACACTCACTTATTTCAAGTAAGTTTATTACATAGGAAAGACAATGTCACACAATTTACCATAATTTAACCATGCTCTCAAGAATTGAAGTAATTTGGGTTTGAGAGAATGCCGCCCTTATGGGTGGTCGTTTATGAAACTTTCTCCATCTCCGATGGAGAACTATGTCGGCACATCCCTTGGTGTCGTATACCTCGAGTGCGGTGCAAACcgtctcttcttttcttccaatTTGCTTTTCAAAAGCGTGGTCTAAGACTCCTCTTGTGGCGGTAGATTGAAATGTTTTCCCTTTCTCTCAGGCCTTCACAGCTTGGGATTCAAGGCTGAGTTCGATCTGGGCAAGTGGTCCTCGAACTTCCGATGGGATATCGGAGGTTTTGGGTCTGATCCGGATCTGGGATCCAGGGACTATGCGGAATTCTTGGAATTTTGGCCGTGACTTCTTTCTGGGAGTAAGGCTGTGGGAGGGGCTTGAGATGGGTAGGTTTTCGATCAAGATCGGAGTGTAGTTGTTGGAACGGTCGCGGGTGTCGAACTGGTTTTTTGGTTTCTGGTTCCCAGATCAAACCAAAGGGAGTTCACGACCAGAGATTTCATGTTAGAGATCGACGATGGGGCAGCAGTCCGTGGGTGGCGGCGCTTGGAGTCGTGTGGACGAAACCGAGACGAGAGATTTCCAGCGTTGAGGATCTGGAAGGGTGGCTAGACATCGGGCTGCAGCCAGGGTGTCCAAGTGCTTGGGTGGCCAAATAAAATTATGTTGGGCCAAGGCCTTTGTCAAGTTTGACCCGTCAGATTTGATCTTGGATTCAGGCCGGATTTGGATCTACATTTGGGACCCAGGTAATAATCAAATCCGGATCTTGGATCCGAGAGAGCTGCTTATTTTGATATGATATTTGTTCTGGTTTTTGGGAGTTCGATTGCTAATTTACGAGTTTCTGATACCCTCAGTTACTTTCGAACTCTCGGTGAACGGATCACCTCTCCTAGGTGATCATATCACCGGTTACGACTACAGTTACGGTTACTATTACATTTACACTGCTctcgtgacatatgcagtgTAACGATGTCGTTTGGCATCAAGTCACATGGTTACCTTTCATTCTAGATGCGTATATGCATCTTGTTATCTTTTATTGTTTTCCTACATTACAGATGCGTCTGTGCATCTTgttatgtttttttgtttttctttcgatGTTTTTGCATCGCTCCATGTACTTCTCAGTTTCACTTAATATAGTTTGTCATctttcccttcaaaaaaaaaaaagtaagtctATTACACTATGAAAAATAAACATAGTACATAAACCCACTACAAAtataataaacataaaagtgGTTAGCTGGATCACACCTCCTGGATCCCAGATGCGAAACCCCATAGAACTAGAACTCATCACTTTGGACCCCGAATCAGAAATTAGATTAATCAACCAAATTGGTTTGGACATATCCAAACTGAATTGGGTCTCCAAACTGATCTGGGCACTTGAACAAAAGAGGGCACCCAATTTTCAGCGACACTAGCGCACTACACAACATCCTCCAACATTGCCACTACCTTCTAATCAGCGTCAACATCGTCAACATGACACGCCGCCACTATGGTCTCCTCACTGCTTCTAGACACATCATCCCCATGGCGAGACCATCGCTTGACTTTGCAGCACCCATAGATCGGCACACAACATGCTTGGTCGCCCTGTTCCAAGCATACACAAATTATGGCTGCTATGATCGATCTGCAGCCATCCATCGCCAACCCGACCCGATTGCATCCTACGGGTTCATTCTATTATGCCAATATGCAACAACTCCCAACCTTCCATGATATGTAACGCTTATCCCCACGAACGACAAATCCAGGCTGTATAAGAGGCGGCCTCCTCCATGATCTCAAGAAGCTCGCTTCTTTAATCGAGCCTAGGTCTGCCTTGAGCCGACCTCTACGAGGATGAATCAAGCTTAACCATTCGTGCCACCACCAAGCTTTGGGTCTCCCCATATCAGACCACCATTCAATCTCATTCATTCCATTTTGACGGGAATCAAGAATGGGGTTGAAAGTTCTAGGGTTAGATTGGGTGGTCGCTACACAAGATCGGCATTGGAAGGCCATTAGCAGATGATTTAGGAATGAGATTGGTGCCGACCACCATTGTTGGAACTCAGAAGGCTAGAGTTTCAAAAGAGTCAA is a window from the Rosa chinensis cultivar Old Blush chromosome 2, RchiOBHm-V2, whole genome shotgun sequence genome containing:
- the LOC112189646 gene encoding 1-aminocyclopropane-1-carboxylate synthase 7 translates to MAVEIAQSPSSVGLSKIAVSATHGEDSPYFAGWKAYDENPYDESSNPSGVIQMGLAENQVSFDLVEEYLEKHSEDSNRGSSTRFRENALFQDYHGLLSFRKAMASFMEQIRGRRAKFDPQRIVLTAGATAANELLTFILADPGDALLVPTPYYPGFDRDLRWRTGVNIVPIHCDSSNNFQITPQALEAAYSEAEVKNMKVRGVLITNPSNPLGATIQRVVLQQILDFVIKKNIHLVSDEIYSGSAFSSSKFISIAEILEDRKYKDSERVHIVYSLSKDLGLPGFRVGTIYSYNDKVVTTARRMSSFTLISSQTQHLLASMLSNKEFTEKYIKTNRERLRKRYDMIIEGLKSTGIECLKGNAGLFCWMNLSPFLDTPTKEGELALWNSMVHEVKLNISPGSSCHCSEPGWFRVCFANMSEQTLEVAMKRIHDFVEQRERSS